The segment CGCTCTCATGCTGGCACAGGGCCAGCTCTTCCAGGAGATAGTTCAGCCTGAGCGCCAGCCCGTCATCCCGCGTACAGGCATAGGCCTGGGACAGCGCCGACAGATAGTGGCCCAGCGTGTGTCCGCGGATCTCTGTGTTCTCCCAGCCGGGATATTTGTCGGCACGCTTCGGCAGTCCCCGGTTCTCGCGGAAGCCCGCCAGCAGACGGTCTGGATCATAGCTGGTCAGATAATCAATCTCCTTGGCAAAGGCGTTCGCGATATACGGATCGGACACACGGACCTGGTCCATGCGGTATTCCTCGTACAAAGGCTTACCCTGAATCGGGGCCGCAAGCGGCTGATGGGGTGTAATTGTCATTTTGTATCCTCATTCCTATAGGTTCTGTAGGGTTACTGCTGGATGAATATCCTACATTTAAGCTTATAGATAAAGGGCTGGTGGGTAAATAGTGATTGGATTGAATATGTGTGAAAAGGTTAGATTGGTGGGGGGAGACGCAAAAAAAGCCACAACCGCTGCTGGGCAACAGGCTGTGGCTTAAGGTTTGTGAAAGGTAAGGGATTAAGGAGGTAGCAGCTCCTTATGGAGTGTACTGCTGCACGATCGATACAATCTGGTTATCCTGAATCGTGAGGTGATAAGGCGAACCGCTTAGATCGAATATATCCGTCTTGGCGAATTCATGAATGAACTGCTTCAGCGTGAGCGATTCGTTCCAGTTAATGTCCAGGTCTTCGAGCTTGCCGGTGCGGTCATAGATCTGCATGATGACCTTGGCATCCGGGGCTACCGTATAAGTGGTCAGCGTGTCGCTGTCGTTCACGATATAGTAACCGTCCGGGGCACCGCCGATTTCGGCTGCGGATTCCGGCTCCCGCTGGGCGAAGACCGCGTCGGCTGCTGCGCCTTCATACCATTCGATTTCATCTCCGGTGAGCGTCGTCTGACCGTTATGGTTCTCTAAGGAATGTATATACACTGTCAGATGCTGGGCCAACCCCTCGCTCTTGGCATCTGCGGTTTTGATGGTTGTGCTCGCCGTAGTCACGAGGGAAAGAAACAACAGGACCAGTACAGGAAGCAGGTAGACGTTTTTGTTTTTTAACATTATGAATTTCCCCCTTGGCGTAATCTTACACGGCATAAGTCTACACTCTTTATTTACCCTGCCGGAATATTCTCAAACTTGTTTATACCCTAATAAACGTTAGTCCAGCAGAAATGTTGCAAAAGATTTTTTAACTGGGTATATATAACAAATATTCCGTCTTTGTCAACCTCTTTTGAACCGTTCAAACCAGATTGACCTGCCTAATTAAGGGATTTATGATATAGGAATATCTGGATTTTTACTAGAATATCTGGTTCTTGAGGGGCGGTATTGGTTTGCAACAGCACACTACAATTCAAACAGAACTGGCTGCTTTTCTTAGAAAAGAAGGCCAGACAATCAATCAGTTCGCAGGAATCTCCGGTGTCAATTCGGGAACGCTCAGCAGCATTATTAATGGTAACCGTCCTATTGCCATGCAGCAGCTGGACCGGATTACCGCCGGAATGGGGCTTCCTGAAGGAGCATTTTATGAGTTATATATAGATGAATGTGTCGTACATTCCGCACCCGACTGGCGTCGGCTGGGACCCTTCCTGCACCGCTGTGCGGAGCTGGACAAGCTGGAGTGTATCCGGCAGGTGGTTCAAATCATCATGGACAATATTACATATGCCCCGCTCCTGTTCGATACGGCGGAGGAATTCTACGGGCAAGGCAAGCTTCAGGCAGCGGCTCTGCTGTATGAAGGGGTAGCCGACACTGAGAAATATCAGCATTCGGAGCGGCTGGCCCTGTGTCAGTACCGGCTGTTCACGATCCGGATCGGCCAGAGCCCGGAGGCGGATTTCCGTGCGGCGACCCGGTTTGAATATTTTGTAGAGCGCCTGGAGGAAATAGACCAGTTGGAAGCGCTTCGGCAGCTGGCAGATATCTATATTGCTCTACAGCACTGGGAGAAGGCCAGACTACTGGCAGAGGAGCTGCGTCATAAGACATCTATCCAGTACGAAATCAGATTCTACAAAACGAAAAAGAAGAAGGAGCTGAGGCAGGCGCCCAGACCACTTTGCTTCTATATATTGTATGCTTACTGGCTGCAATCCAAGGTATGCGAGGAATCCGGTGAATATGAGCGGGCGCTGGAATATGTGGGCCTTTACACTGAAATGAGCTGGATTGTCGAGGAATCGGAAGAGGTTCAGCAGATCCGGGCGCAGTTCAGCAGGCTGGGGACAGTCTACAAGTCTCTATACCGTCTAATGTGCGGTGAGCTTGAGGCTCTTCCCGAGGTGATGGAATCTATCGGCACCTCCGGGCTTGGACTGCTGGACGGGCTGCTTAAGACAGTTCAAGCGGCTAACCGTTATGGCTGGGAAGTGGACGGGCTTATCAGCCGCTTCCAGCCGCTGCTCACACCGGAGGGAGCAGCCTTCGGGCAAGCCGAAGGAACTCCGGGCAGGGAGACGCCGGAGCAATATCCGGTACTGCTCTATGAGCTGGCGCTGTACTCTCTCAAAGCAGAGAAGATCGAGCAGGGGATACGTTATATCTTCGGTAGCCTGGAGGCTTCCGCCGCACTTGGCAGCATAGCCTGTGTGATCCGCTGTGTAAGATTATTCGAGCAATTCCGGCCGCATGCTTCAGCAGAAGACCAGGATCGGTATAAGCAGCTTATTAATAGGGTGCAGGTTGCTCATGCAGAGCAGACGGTTAAGACACAAGACCAGTTGTAGTATGCCATAGTTCGTATGCAAGGAAGCCCCTTCCGGGATGGAGGGGGCTTCCTTGCATGGACCGAATGTATGCGGAAAACCGATTACATTGCGCCGGGTGGTGGTGTGCGGGCGTAATGTAATCGAAAAACCGATCACATTACGCCGGGCGGTGGTGTGCGGGCGTAATGTAATCGAAAAACCGATTACATTGCGCCGGGTGGTGGCGTGCGGGCCGAATGTAATCGAAAAACCGATTACATTACGCTGGGTGGTGGCGTGCGGTCCGAATGTAATCGAAAAACCGACTACATTGCGCCGGGTGGTGGCGTGCGGTCCGAATGTAATCGAAAAACCGATCACATTGCGCCGGGTGGTGGTGTGCGGGCGCAATGTAATCGAAAAACCGATTACATTGCGCCGGGTGGTGGTGTGCGGGCCGAATGTAATCGAAAAACCGATTACATTGCGCTGGGTGCTTTGCGGTCCGCAATGTAATCGAAAAACCGATTACATGACGCCAGCCGCCACACCATCTCGCCCTCACCACGCTCGGCCCCACCACGCCCCGTCCCCACCACGCTCGGCCCCACCACGCCCCGTCCCCACCACGCCCTTGCCCTACCCTCCAACTCGCCCCGGCCCTATCGCGCCGGTGCGAAGCCGGCGACCTCGCTGAGGATCGCATCGATCGCCTTCAGCGTATCCGGCTGAAGCACGACTTCCACAGCCTGCGCGTTCTCCCGCACCTGCTCGGGTCTGCTGGCGCCGATCAGCGCCGAGCTTACGCCGGGCTGGCGCAGTACCCAGGCCAGGGCAAGCTGGGAGAGCTTCAGGTCCAGCTCTCCGGCAAGCGCATCCAGCTTGCCAACAACCTCCAGCACATCATCCCGCAGGTAGCTGCGGATGACGCCGTTCACGGAAGCATCCGCGCCGCGCGTACCGGCCGGGGGCTGTTGGCCCGGCTTGTATTTGCCGGTCAGAATGCCCTGGGCCAGCGGGGAGAAGACCACTTGTCCCAGACCTTCCTGCGCCGATACTTCCAGCACCTCGTCCTCGATATACCGCTCGAACATGTTATAGATCGGCTGATTGGCGGCGAGCGGCCGCAGGTTCAGTCTGCGGCTGATGCCAGCCGCCTGCGAGATCTGGGCGGCGCTCCATTCGCTGACGGCGGAGTAGAGGATTTTCCCCTGGGCGGTAAGGTCATCAAGGGCGCGAAGCGTCTCCTCCACAGGGGTCTCCCGGTCGAAGCGGTGGCAGAAGTACACATCGATATAATCCGTGCCCAGCCGGCGCAGGCTGGCTTCGCATTGCTCCATAATATGCTTGCGCGATAACCCGCGGTCATTCACCCCGTCCCCCATCGGAAAATACACCTTGGTACTCAGGACGTAATCGGACCGATTGTACGCGCGGAGTGCAGCACCCATGGCTTTCTCACCTTCGCCTCGGTTGTAGGCATTGGCCGTATCGAAGAAATTGATACCGCATTCAAAAGCAGCGGCAATACACTCATCCGCCGCCTTCTGCTCGGCAGCCGTGCCGTATGTAAGCCAGCTCCCCAGGCCAATCTCGCTAACCTTAAGTCCGGTGTTGCCCAGTCTTCTGTATTTCATATTATATTCATTCCTTCCATAGAAGATTATGATGAAGAACGATCCCGTCTATCGTATCATATCCGCCGCGTCAAGCGAATGCACACCGGGTTATTCCCCCTTTTGCTGGAGGGCGTGCACGTTTTCCTTGTAGATAAGCCTGTACATATGTCAGCACATACGTCAGCGCATATGTCTGTACATACGGTAGATCCATCGTCCGCATACGGTGAATCTACTTTTTCATCTGCTGTGTATTGTCGGAGCGGACGTTCAGGTGACATAATCGAAGAGCAGAGCATCTGCACACAGGAAGGCGTGAAGGACTTGAACTATTTCCGGAAGCAATCATTCAGCAGCAAACTAAAAACCGCATTCTTGGCCGTGATCCTCCTCTCCGTACTGATGACCGGGGGATTGTCGTATTCCATCTCGGCGGCGACTCTGGAGAAGAATGCGCTGAAGCTTACCCAGGATAACGTTGTCAAATCGGCGCAGATTATCGACGAGAAGCTGAACAAGCTGATGCTGATTATGATGACCTTTATGATCAGCCAGCCCTTTCACGATATGATGAGGGATGTCGTCACCGGGGACACGGGCCGGTATTATACTCACCTGAATGATCTTGATAACGTTTTCTCACAGGCGCGGATTGCGGAGCCGCTGATCCATTCGATCTATGTGTCCACGCCGATCGGGGAGTTCTACCCTTCCTCGATGAACCGGAACCGTCTGACGGAGTTCAAGGATACCTTACTATATGAGCGGATCGAACAGGAGAAGAAGAATACATGGGTGGAAGGCCATGAGGACATGCTCTTCTCCGGGAAGGAACGGGTGATTTCACTGATTCTGGAGCCTATCTTTGATACAGCGGTCCGCGGGGTCTATATTATCGTCAACATCCGTGAAGACGGCTTCCGCAAGCTGGTGAGCGGGGACACCGGCGGAGGGGCGCGCAGCTTCCTGCTGAACGCGGCAGGCAGTCCCGTCTATTCTGTGAAGGACCCGCTCGTTCTGCAGGCGGTGGAGGGCAGTGATCTGACCGGAATGATCAGCAGCAGCCGGGATCTCAGCAATACCTTCAAGCTGGGAGGCGAATCGTATCTGCTGAACTATGCCCATCTGGGCATTGCCGATTGGACGATGACCACGATTCAGTCCAAGGCCGGCGTGCTGAAGGATATGATCTACGTGAAATGGCTGCTCGTGGTGGTAGCCCTCTTCGCCTTCACGGTTACAATGATGGTATCAGGAGCCTTTACCCGTTATCTGCTGCGTCCGCTGCAAGGTCTGATGAAGGTGATGAGGCGGGTGGAAAGCAATGATCTGACTGCCAGATTCGAGAGCGGGAGCGGGGACGAGCTGGCCCAGGTCGGGATGCGGTTCAACCAGATGCTGGAGCAGATCGTAGTGCTGATCGGAGAGGTCACACAGGCGCAGACCAATAAGCGCTCGGCAGAGATCAAGGCCTTGTCGGCGCAGATGGACCCCCATTTCCTGTACAACACGCTGAATACGATCTACTGGAAGCTCAATCTGCAGCAGGTGAAGCAGTCGCAGAGCATGGTCATGTCGCTGTCCCGGCTGTTCCAGCTCGGGCTGAACAAGGGGCAGGAGATTACTACGCTGTCTAAGGAACTGGAGCATGTCCGCATGTATCTGGAGCTGCAATGCAGCTGCTATGAAGGGTTATTCCGTTATGAGATCTTTGTCGAGGATGAAGCGCTGGTTACCCTCCCGATTCCGCGCATTCTGCTGCAGCCGCTGGTCGAGAACAGCATTCTGCATGGCTTCCGCAACCGGGAGAGCGGGGGGCAGATCGATATCGAAGTCTTCGATGAGGGAGCACGCTGGTGTCTTAAGGTCAGTGACAATGGAGCTGGTATGGACGAGGAGGCGGTCCGTGCGCTGTTCCGGCGGGAATCGGAGAAGGGCTATGCCGTATCCAATCTGATCCGCAGGCTGCAGCTCTACTATGGGGACAGTGCAGCATTACGGGTGGACAGCGGCCTTGGCCGGGGGACGGCGGTTATCATATCTTTACCCAAACGGGAGGAGCATCAGGATGGACGATCATAGTGTAACCCTGTGTATCATTGATGATATTAAAAGCGTCGTGGAAGGCCTGACCTGCATGAATTGGGCGGAACACGGCATCCGGGTGGCAGGAACGGCGGCTAACGGTGAGGATGGGCTGGACCTGATCGCGAAGCAGCAGCCGGATCTGGTCATTACGGATATCCGTATGCCGAGGATGGACGGGCTGGCCATGCTGCGTGCCGTACTGGAATACCA is part of the Paenibacillus sp. FSL M7-0420 genome and harbors:
- a CDS encoding transcriptional regulator, whose amino-acid sequence is MQQHTTIQTELAAFLRKEGQTINQFAGISGVNSGTLSSIINGNRPIAMQQLDRITAGMGLPEGAFYELYIDECVVHSAPDWRRLGPFLHRCAELDKLECIRQVVQIIMDNITYAPLLFDTAEEFYGQGKLQAAALLYEGVADTEKYQHSERLALCQYRLFTIRIGQSPEADFRAATRFEYFVERLEEIDQLEALRQLADIYIALQHWEKARLLAEELRHKTSIQYEIRFYKTKKKKELRQAPRPLCFYILYAYWLQSKVCEESGEYERALEYVGLYTEMSWIVEESEEVQQIRAQFSRLGTVYKSLYRLMCGELEALPEVMESIGTSGLGLLDGLLKTVQAANRYGWEVDGLISRFQPLLTPEGAAFGQAEGTPGRETPEQYPVLLYELALYSLKAEKIEQGIRYIFGSLEASAALGSIACVIRCVRLFEQFRPHASAEDQDRYKQLINRVQVAHAEQTVKTQDQL
- a CDS encoding aldo/keto reductase family protein is translated as MKYRRLGNTGLKVSEIGLGSWLTYGTAAEQKAADECIAAAFECGINFFDTANAYNRGEGEKAMGAALRAYNRSDYVLSTKVYFPMGDGVNDRGLSRKHIMEQCEASLRRLGTDYIDVYFCHRFDRETPVEETLRALDDLTAQGKILYSAVSEWSAAQISQAAGISRRLNLRPLAANQPIYNMFERYIEDEVLEVSAQEGLGQVVFSPLAQGILTGKYKPGQQPPAGTRGADASVNGVIRSYLRDDVLEVVGKLDALAGELDLKLSQLALAWVLRQPGVSSALIGASRPEQVRENAQAVEVVLQPDTLKAIDAILSEVAGFAPAR
- a CDS encoding cache domain-containing sensor histidine kinase, coding for MKDLNYFRKQSFSSKLKTAFLAVILLSVLMTGGLSYSISAATLEKNALKLTQDNVVKSAQIIDEKLNKLMLIMMTFMISQPFHDMMRDVVTGDTGRYYTHLNDLDNVFSQARIAEPLIHSIYVSTPIGEFYPSSMNRNRLTEFKDTLLYERIEQEKKNTWVEGHEDMLFSGKERVISLILEPIFDTAVRGVYIIVNIREDGFRKLVSGDTGGGARSFLLNAAGSPVYSVKDPLVLQAVEGSDLTGMISSSRDLSNTFKLGGESYLLNYAHLGIADWTMTTIQSKAGVLKDMIYVKWLLVVVALFAFTVTMMVSGAFTRYLLRPLQGLMKVMRRVESNDLTARFESGSGDELAQVGMRFNQMLEQIVVLIGEVTQAQTNKRSAEIKALSAQMDPHFLYNTLNTIYWKLNLQQVKQSQSMVMSLSRLFQLGLNKGQEITTLSKELEHVRMYLELQCSCYEGLFRYEIFVEDEALVTLPIPRILLQPLVENSILHGFRNRESGGQIDIEVFDEGARWCLKVSDNGAGMDEEAVRALFRRESEKGYAVSNLIRRLQLYYGDSAALRVDSGLGRGTAVIISLPKREEHQDGRS